A portion of the Candidatus Zixiibacteriota bacterium genome contains these proteins:
- a CDS encoding ABC transporter ATP-binding protein, producing the protein MHLIETENLWKTYKMGSEELHALQGVNLSVVKGEYLAIMGPSGSGKSTLMNLIGCLDTPSQGSYRLNGKEVAKMNDDELAMIRNREIGFVFQTFNLLPRATALHNVELPLIYNGTDSRTRIDRAKRALEMVDLGDRMMHKPNELSGGQRQRVAIARALVNQPSIILADEPTGNLDSKTGEEIMGLFARLHIEGNTIIVVTHEPDIALHANRVIYIRDGNIEKEVITSSETVNL; encoded by the coding sequence ATGCATCTTATCGAAACTGAAAATCTCTGGAAGACCTACAAGATGGGCAGCGAGGAACTCCATGCGCTGCAGGGCGTGAATCTCAGCGTCGTGAAGGGCGAATACCTGGCCATCATGGGCCCCTCCGGCTCCGGCAAGTCGACGCTGATGAATCTGATCGGTTGCCTCGACACGCCGTCGCAGGGAAGTTACCGCCTGAACGGCAAGGAAGTCGCCAAGATGAACGACGACGAACTGGCGATGATCCGCAATCGCGAAATCGGTTTCGTCTTCCAAACCTTCAACCTGCTCCCGCGCGCCACCGCCTTGCATAATGTCGAGCTCCCGCTGATCTACAACGGCACCGATTCCCGGACGCGTATCGACCGGGCTAAACGAGCCCTCGAAATGGTGGATCTCGGCGATCGCATGATGCACAAACCTAACGAGCTGTCCGGCGGTCAGCGCCAGCGCGTCGCCATCGCCCGCGCTTTGGTCAATCAGCCCTCGATCATCCTGGCCGACGAACCGACCGGCAACCTCGATAGCAAGACCGGCGAAGAAATCATGGGCTTGTTCGCTCGTCTGCATATCGAAGGGAATACCATCATCGTCGTCACGCACGAACCCGACATCGCCCTGCACGCCAATCGCGTGATCTATATTCGTGACGGCAACATCGAGAAAGAGGTTATCACTTCTTCCGAAACCGTCAATCTGTAA